From Yersinia hibernica, a single genomic window includes:
- a CDS encoding putative transporter: protein MSAIALTVSMLALVAVLGLWIGNWKVYGVGLGIGGVLFGGIIVGHFAQTYQLVLNGDMLHFIQEFGLILFVYTIGIQVGPGFFSSLRVSGLRLNCFAILMVIVGGLVTAIIHKLFAVPLPIILGVFSGAVTNTPALGAAQQILTDLGSPPQLVSQMGMGYAMAYPFGICGILLVMWLIRLFFKINVDREAKEFDSRHGQNRELLQTMNVAVRNPNLHGLSVQDVPLLNSDDVVCSRLKRGDLLMVPLSATVIELGDYLHLVGQREALEKVRLVVGEEVDVTLSTAGTTLQTARVVVTNEAVLGKKIRDLNLKQKYDVVITRLNRAGIELVASNSASLQFGDILNLVGRPEAIEAVSAIVGNAQQKLQQVQMLPVFIGVGLGVLLGSIPLFIPGFPAALRLGLAGGPLVVALILGRIGSIGKLYWFMPPSANLALRELGIVLFLSVVGLKSGGDFINTLVNGDGLAWIGYGAMITGIPLLTVGILARMLVKMNYLTLCGMLAGSMTDPPALAFANGLHPTSGAAALSYATVYPLAMFLRIMSPQILAVLFWTTM from the coding sequence ATGAGTGCTATCGCCCTTACCGTCAGTATGTTGGCGCTGGTCGCCGTATTGGGGTTATGGATCGGTAATTGGAAAGTCTATGGTGTGGGGTTAGGTATCGGCGGGGTGTTATTTGGCGGCATTATCGTGGGCCATTTTGCACAAACTTACCAATTGGTGCTCAATGGCGACATGCTGCACTTCATTCAGGAATTTGGTCTTATCCTGTTTGTTTACACCATCGGTATTCAGGTCGGCCCGGGGTTCTTCTCCTCACTGCGGGTGTCGGGGTTGCGGCTTAACTGCTTTGCTATCCTGATGGTGATTGTTGGCGGGCTAGTGACCGCCATTATCCATAAATTGTTTGCCGTACCGCTGCCTATCATCTTGGGCGTGTTTTCCGGTGCAGTCACCAACACCCCGGCGCTCGGGGCAGCACAGCAAATCCTCACTGATTTAGGCTCGCCACCACAACTGGTCAGCCAAATGGGGATGGGTTATGCCATGGCCTATCCATTCGGCATTTGCGGTATTTTGCTGGTGATGTGGTTGATTCGTTTGTTCTTTAAAATCAACGTCGATCGTGAAGCAAAAGAGTTCGATAGCCGTCACGGCCAGAACCGTGAGTTGCTGCAAACGATGAATGTGGCGGTTCGTAACCCCAATCTGCATGGCTTGTCTGTACAGGACGTGCCGTTACTCAACAGTGATGATGTTGTTTGCTCCCGCCTAAAACGCGGTGACTTGCTGATGGTGCCATTGTCCGCGACGGTGATTGAACTGGGTGACTACCTGCATTTGGTTGGGCAGCGTGAGGCCTTGGAGAAAGTGCGGTTGGTGGTCGGGGAAGAGGTGGATGTCACCTTGTCTACTGCCGGTACGACCTTGCAAACTGCCCGAGTGGTGGTGACCAACGAAGCGGTACTGGGTAAAAAAATTCGCGACCTTAATCTTAAACAAAAGTATGACGTGGTAATCACCCGCTTAAACCGTGCGGGTATTGAACTGGTCGCCAGTAATAGCGCCAGTTTGCAATTCGGTGACATTCTTAATTTGGTCGGGCGGCCGGAAGCCATTGAGGCGGTATCTGCCATTGTTGGTAATGCGCAACAGAAACTGCAACAAGTCCAGATGTTGCCTGTTTTTATCGGTGTCGGTCTGGGGGTGTTGTTAGGGTCAATTCCGCTCTTTATCCCGGGGTTCCCGGCCGCTCTGCGTTTAGGTTTAGCGGGGGGGCCGCTGGTCGTCGCGCTGATCCTCGGGCGAATTGGCAGCATCGGGAAATTGTATTGGTTTATGCCGCCGAGTGCCAACTTGGCCCTGCGCGAACTGGGCATTGTATTGTTCTTGTCAGTGGTCGGGCTGAAGTCTGGCGGTGATTTTATCAATACCTTGGTTAATGGTGATGGGCTGGCGTGGATTGGTTACGGGGCGATGATCACCGGAATACCTTTACTGACCGTAGGGATTCTGGCTCGCATGTTAGTCAAGATGAACTACCTGACATTATGCGGCATGCTAGCCGGTTCAATGACAGACCCACCGGCACTGGCCTTTGCTAATGGCTTGCACCCGACCAGCGGTGCGGCGGCATTGTCTTACGCGACGGTTTATCCGCTGGCGATGTTTTTGCGAATAATGTCACCGCAGATACTCGCGGTGCTGTTCTGGACCACAATGTAG